A region from the Stutzerimonas stutzeri genome encodes:
- a CDS encoding anaerobic ribonucleoside-triphosphate reductase activating protein, whose translation MGAALRVGGLVPLTTLDFPDHLACVLFCQGCGWRCRYCHNPELIPACGTQERSWDDILDFLDQRVGLLEAVVFSGGEPTLQLALSAAIAQVRARGFKVGLHSAGIKPKLFRQVLPLVDWVGFDVKALPEHGRLITGVEGSGEANWKSLEALIGSGVDYECRTTVHWQLFDAERLWDMAQRLRKLGVERFAVQCVRTAKMLDESLAESRAPYDQQKLWERMGRLFPSFVLRG comes from the coding sequence ATGGGCGCTGCGCTGCGGGTCGGGGGCCTGGTGCCCCTGACCACCCTCGACTTTCCCGATCATCTGGCTTGCGTCCTGTTCTGCCAGGGCTGCGGCTGGCGCTGTCGCTACTGCCACAATCCCGAGCTGATTCCGGCCTGTGGCACGCAGGAGCGCAGCTGGGACGACATCCTCGACTTTCTCGACCAGCGCGTCGGACTGCTCGAGGCGGTGGTCTTCAGCGGCGGCGAACCAACCCTGCAACTGGCGCTGTCGGCAGCGATCGCCCAGGTGCGCGCCAGGGGCTTCAAAGTCGGGCTGCACAGCGCCGGTATCAAGCCGAAGCTGTTTCGTCAGGTGTTGCCGCTGGTGGACTGGGTGGGGTTCGACGTCAAGGCGTTGCCCGAACACGGCCGGCTGATCACCGGGGTCGAAGGCAGTGGCGAGGCCAACTGGAAAAGCCTCGAGGCGCTCATCGGTAGCGGCGTGGACTATGAGTGCCGCACCACCGTGCATTGGCAGCTGTTCGATGCCGAACGTCTGTGGGATATGGCCCAGCGCCTGCGCAAGCTGGGTGTCGAGCGGTTCGCCGTGCAATGCGTGCGCACCGCGAAGATGCTCGACGAGTCCCTCGCGGAAAGCCGCGCGCCCTATGACCAGCAGAAGCTGTGGGAGCGGATGGGGCGGCTGTTTCCCTCGTTTGTTTTGCGCGGTTGA
- the nrdD gene encoding anaerobic ribonucleoside-triphosphate reductase: MTHATQLPEAQRQRCEVWTRVMGYHRPVAAFNPGKQSEHRERTHFTEQAAGLAR, encoded by the coding sequence ATGACCCACGCCACTCAACTGCCCGAAGCCCAACGCCAGCGCTGCGAAGTCTGGACCCGCGTGATGGGCTATCACCGCCCGGTCGCGGCGTTCAACCCGGGCAAGCAGTCCGAACACCGCGAGCGCACCCATTTCACCGAGCAGGCGGCCGGGCTGGCGCGCTAG